The Bifidobacterium bifidum ATCC 29521 = JCM 1255 = DSM 20456 region CGGCGCTGATTTCGCTGGGCGTGGTACTCACTGCGATCCCGTTCCCGTACCTGCCCCGGCATATCACGTACGTCGGCGCGCTGACTATCGGCATGCCGGCGTTCATCCTCGCGCTCGCGCCGAACACGCGGCGTTACATCCCCGGCTTCCTGCGGCGTGTCGTGTATTTCGCGCTGCCGGGAGGCGTCGCGATCGCATTGTCCGTGCTGCTGTCGTCGTGGCTGTTGCCCGATGTGATGGGCTGGGATGTGAACAACGCCGCCGATTTGTCCGCGTTGCGCACCACCTGCGCGATCATCGTGTTCGTGCTGGGCGTGTTCATGCTCGCCCGCGTGGCGCAGCCGCTCAATTCGTGGCGCGGCGTGCTGGTTGCCGTATTCGCCGCGGCCGGCGTCATCGGCATGTTCATTCCGTTCGTGGCGAGGTTCTTCGACCTGCATCTGCCGACCGGGCGGGTATTGATCGCCACGGTGGCGGCGCTGCTGATTTCCACGGTCCTGTTCGCGGTCTGTCACGTCATCCTCGCCTCGGTGACGCGAATTTTCCCACATATCAAGCCGACACGCCAGAGCTAAAGTAACGTATCGGTATCGTTGGTAGCGGATAATCTCTTGTGGAATAGCATTTCATTTGATCTCGGAGGAAGCATGTCTGTGCGAGACGACCAGTTGGCGACACTGAACGTGGCCGGCAAGGACTATGACTACTACCGCATTGCCGACCTGCCCGGCGTCGACCATCTGCCGTACTCGCTCAAGGTCCTCGTCGAGAATCTGGTACGCAACATCGACGGCGCGAACATCACGGACGAACACGTCAAGGCGCTGCTGAACTGGGCCCCGCAGGCCCAGCCCAGCCATGAAATCCAGTTCACGCCCTCGCGTGTGATCATGCAGGACTTCACCGGCGTGCCCTGCATCGTGGACCTCGCCACCATGCGCGACGCGGTCAAGGATCTCGGCGGCGACCCTGAGGTCATCAACCCGCAAGTCCAGTCCGACATGGTCATCGACCATTCCGTGCAGATCGACAAGTACGGCGTGGCTGACGCGGTCCAGCAGAACATGGACATCGAATACCAGCGCAACGGCGAACGCTACCAGTTCCTGCGCTGGGGCCAGCAGGCGTTCCGCAACTTCCGCGTGGTGCCGCCGGGAACCGGCATCATTCACCAGGTCAACATCGAATACCTGGCGAAGGTCGTCATGACGAAGACCTCCGGCTTGGATGATGGCCGCGAGCTCGCCTACCTCGACTCCTGCGTCGGCACCGACTCGCACACCACCACCGAGAACGGCCTGGGCGTGCTCGGCTGGGGCGTGGGCGGCATCGAGGCCGAGGCGGCCATGCTCGGCCAGCCGATCTCCATGCTCGTGCCGCGCGTCGTCGGCTTCAAGCTCACCGGTTCGATCCCCGAGGGCGTCACCGCCACCGACGTGGTCCTGACCATCACCGACATGCTGCGCAAGCACGGCGTGGTCGGCAAGTTCGTCGAGTTCTACGGCGAGGGCATCGCCTCGGTGCCACTGGCCAACCGCGCCACCATCGGCAACATGGGACCTGAGTTCGGCTCCACCTGCGGCATCTTCCCGATTGACGGCGTCACGCTCGACTACCTGCGCCTGACCGGACGTTCCGAGGAGCAGGTCGCGCTTGTCGAGGCGTACGCCAAGGCCAACAAGCTGTGGGGCGACGCCTCCGACCCGGACTATGTCGAGCCGCAGTACTCCGAATACGAGGAGCTCGACCTCGGCACGGTCGTGCCGTCCATCGCCGGCCCGAAGCGCCCGCAGGACCGCATCCTGCTGTCCGAGGCGAAGGACATGTTCGAGAAGACCGCACCCGCCTACGAGACCGACAAGACCGTCAAGGACCCGGTGGCCGTGTCCACCGACTTCCGTGGCGATTTCGACATCGAAAACGGCGACGTGGCCATCGCCTCGATCACCTCGTGCACCAACACCTCCAACCCGTCCGTGATGATCGCCGCCGGCCTGATCGCCCGCAACGCGCACGCCAAGGGATTGAGCCCCAAGCCGTGGGTCAAGACCTCGCTCGCCCCCGGCTCGCAGGTCGTGGCCGACTACCTCAAGGCCGCGGGCCTCCAGGACGATCTCGACGCGCTCGGCTA contains the following coding sequences:
- the acnA gene encoding aconitate hydratase AcnA translates to MSVRDDQLATLNVAGKDYDYYRIADLPGVDHLPYSLKVLVENLVRNIDGANITDEHVKALLNWAPQAQPSHEIQFTPSRVIMQDFTGVPCIVDLATMRDAVKDLGGDPEVINPQVQSDMVIDHSVQIDKYGVADAVQQNMDIEYQRNGERYQFLRWGQQAFRNFRVVPPGTGIIHQVNIEYLAKVVMTKTSGLDDGRELAYLDSCVGTDSHTTTENGLGVLGWGVGGIEAEAAMLGQPISMLVPRVVGFKLTGSIPEGVTATDVVLTITDMLRKHGVVGKFVEFYGEGIASVPLANRATIGNMGPEFGSTCGIFPIDGVTLDYLRLTGRSEEQVALVEAYAKANKLWGDASDPDYVEPQYSEYEELDLGTVVPSIAGPKRPQDRILLSEAKDMFEKTAPAYETDKTVKDPVAVSTDFRGDFDIENGDVAIASITSCTNTSNPSVMIAAGLIARNAHAKGLSPKPWVKTSLAPGSQVVADYLKAAGLQDDLDALGYQLVGFGCATCIGNSGPLLPEISEAINANDLTVTAVLSGNRNFEGRISPDVKMNYLASPPLVIAYALAGTMDFDFETQPLGTDADGNDVYLKDIWPTNEEVAAVVDGTVSREMFLKDYASVFDGDHRWKGLDVPEGELFAWDEHSTYVRKQTFFDGMKATPEPVADIHGARVLALLGDSVTTDHISPAGAFKASSPAGKYLTERGVEPKNFNSYGSRRGNHEIMVRGTFGNIRLRNQLLASVGEEVTPGGFTYDFTTGKPSTIFDASLNYKAADIPLVVLAGKEYGTGSSRDWAAKGTVMLGVKAVITESFERIHRSNLIGMGVLPLQFPAGESYESLGLDGTETYDIAGVDELNSGVTPKTVHVTATHTDGSTTEFDAVVRIDTPGEADYYRNGGILQYVLRNLMK